A portion of the Lolium rigidum isolate FL_2022 chromosome 1, APGP_CSIRO_Lrig_0.1, whole genome shotgun sequence genome contains these proteins:
- the LOC124684952 gene encoding uncharacterized protein LOC124684952 isoform X1: MKETSQDIESKPNLQPLVQVGDEDSEQPNTIVTDEPLGDSCSLSCADDDNKKVSREDIELVQNLIERCLQLYMNRGEVVRTLSTRARIEPGFTTLVWKKLEEENSEFFQAYYIRLKLKKQINLFNHLLEHQYNLMKHPVPQQVPFAPTQNGIRPMPVNNLPMGYPVLQQPGLPAPVQPHVNAMACGPPGYHIANGIPYHPIRMSSENGIMENEAPEVAHAATAFGTVSSEIAMSPSSAMSSNHVSFTPSEISAMDVDASAIDASFGVDVGNGGPLQIGLDSGDGSSLGQQIWDFSLSDLSADLTNLGDLAALENYAGNPFLPSDSDLLLDSPDQEDIVDYFADAVDGPSQSDEER; encoded by the exons ATGAAGGAGACTTCCCAG GATATTGAGAGCAAGCCAAATCTGCAACCGTTAGTGCAAGTCGGTGATGAGGATTCTGAACAGCCAAATACAATAGTGACCGACGAACCTTTAGGAGATTCCTGTTCATTATCATGTGCAGACGATGATAATAAAAAGGTTTCCCGTGAAGATATTGAATTA GTCCAGAATTTAATAGAGCGATGCCTACAGTTATACATGAATAGAGGAGAGGTTGTTAGGACTCTTTCTACTCGTGCAAGAATAGAACCTGGTTTTACTACATTAG TGTGGAAGAAGCTTGAAGAAGAGAATTCTGAGTTTTTTCAGGCTTACTACATAAGGTTGAAATTGAAAAAACAGATCAACTTGTTTAACCATTTACTAGAGCACCAATACAATCTGATGAAGCACCCAGTACCCCAGCAGGTTCCATTTGCTCCAACACAGAATGGGATTCGTCCTATGCCTG TTAACAATTTGCCTATGGGATATCCAGTTCTTCAACAACCTGGACTACCTGCTCCTGTTCAGCCTCATGTTAATGCAATGGCTTGTGGTCCACCGGGCTACCATATAGCAAATGGAATTCCTTATCATCCAATTCGCATGAGCTCAGAAAATGG CATAATGGAGAATGAAGCACCTGAAGTTGCACATGCTGCAACAGCCTTTGGTACTGTGTCATCTGAGATTGCTATGAGTCCATCATCTGCAATGTCGAGCAACCATGTTTCTTTCACTCCATCTGAGATATCAGCGATGGATGTGGATGCATCAGCAATAGATGCCAGCTTTGGAGTTGATGTGGGAAATGGAGGTCCTCTACAAATAGGATTAGACAGTGGCGATGGCTCCTCCTTGGGGCAGCAGATCTGGGATTTCAGCCTATCTGATCTGTCAGCAGATTTGACAAATTTGGGAG ACCTGGCAGCTCTTGAGAACTATGCTGGCAACCCATTCCTTCCCTCAGACTCCGATCTCTTACTTGATTCCCCGGATCAGGAGGACATAG TTGACTATTTCGCCGACGCTGTGGACGGGCCTTCACAATCAGATGAAGAGAGATAA
- the LOC124684952 gene encoding uncharacterized protein LOC124684952 isoform X2, which produces MKETSQDIESKPNLQPLVQVGDEDSEQPNTIVTDEPLGDSCSLSCADDDNKKVSREDIELVQNLIERCLQLYMNRGEVVRTLSTRARIEPGFTTLVWKKLEEENSEFFQAYYIRLKLKKQINLFNHLLEHQYNLMKHPVPQQVPFAPTQNGIRPMPVLQQPGLPAPVQPHVNAMACGPPGYHIANGIPYHPIRMSSENGIMENEAPEVAHAATAFGTVSSEIAMSPSSAMSSNHVSFTPSEISAMDVDASAIDASFGVDVGNGGPLQIGLDSGDGSSLGQQIWDFSLSDLSADLTNLGDLAALENYAGNPFLPSDSDLLLDSPDQEDIVDYFADAVDGPSQSDEER; this is translated from the exons ATGAAGGAGACTTCCCAG GATATTGAGAGCAAGCCAAATCTGCAACCGTTAGTGCAAGTCGGTGATGAGGATTCTGAACAGCCAAATACAATAGTGACCGACGAACCTTTAGGAGATTCCTGTTCATTATCATGTGCAGACGATGATAATAAAAAGGTTTCCCGTGAAGATATTGAATTA GTCCAGAATTTAATAGAGCGATGCCTACAGTTATACATGAATAGAGGAGAGGTTGTTAGGACTCTTTCTACTCGTGCAAGAATAGAACCTGGTTTTACTACATTAG TGTGGAAGAAGCTTGAAGAAGAGAATTCTGAGTTTTTTCAGGCTTACTACATAAGGTTGAAATTGAAAAAACAGATCAACTTGTTTAACCATTTACTAGAGCACCAATACAATCTGATGAAGCACCCAGTACCCCAGCAGGTTCCATTTGCTCCAACACAGAATGGGATTCGTCCTATGCCTG TTCTTCAACAACCTGGACTACCTGCTCCTGTTCAGCCTCATGTTAATGCAATGGCTTGTGGTCCACCGGGCTACCATATAGCAAATGGAATTCCTTATCATCCAATTCGCATGAGCTCAGAAAATGG CATAATGGAGAATGAAGCACCTGAAGTTGCACATGCTGCAACAGCCTTTGGTACTGTGTCATCTGAGATTGCTATGAGTCCATCATCTGCAATGTCGAGCAACCATGTTTCTTTCACTCCATCTGAGATATCAGCGATGGATGTGGATGCATCAGCAATAGATGCCAGCTTTGGAGTTGATGTGGGAAATGGAGGTCCTCTACAAATAGGATTAGACAGTGGCGATGGCTCCTCCTTGGGGCAGCAGATCTGGGATTTCAGCCTATCTGATCTGTCAGCAGATTTGACAAATTTGGGAG ACCTGGCAGCTCTTGAGAACTATGCTGGCAACCCATTCCTTCCCTCAGACTCCGATCTCTTACTTGATTCCCCGGATCAGGAGGACATAG TTGACTATTTCGCCGACGCTGTGGACGGGCCTTCACAATCAGATGAAGAGAGATAA